A DNA window from Paralichthys olivaceus isolate ysfri-2021 chromosome 11, ASM2471397v2, whole genome shotgun sequence contains the following coding sequences:
- the LOC109630041 gene encoding olfactory receptor 52N5-like, producing the protein MERNTTVASDILQIQGFDISPEFTYPVFFLLLFVYFSLLFSNIGILALIITEKSLHQPMYILFCNLPVNDLIGNTVLLPRLMAHVISTERFITYNQCVVQAFHSHTFGSASHMILVIMAIDRYVAICHPLRYHSIMTTRAVIGLSVTAWGVSLVLVSVLMGLTVRLSRCRSVIQNAYCDNASLFKLSCEDVSVNNIYGLFFTVLLFSCSIGGIAVTYFRIALICWIKKNKELNNRALQTCASHLVLYLIMLWSGFLTIILHRFPNYPDLRKIAYILFHVIPANLNPIIYGMQTRLLRDKIIQIMQRKMNAI; encoded by the coding sequence ATGGAAAGAAACACGACAGTTGCAAGTGACATCCTGCAAATCCAAGGTTTTGACATTTCTCCAGAGTTTACATACCCCGTGTTCttcttgctgctgtttgtgtacTTCTCCCTGCTTTTCTCCAACATCGGCATTCTCGCACTCATCATCACCGAGAAGAGTTTGCACCAGCCCATGTACATACTCTTTTGTAACCTGCCCGTCAACGATCTCATAGGTAACACCGTGCTGCTGCCTCGGCTGATGGCTCACGTCATCTCCACCGAGCGCTTCATCACCTACAACCAGTGCGTGGTTCAAGCCTTTCACAGCCACACGTTTGGCTCGGCCTCGCACATGATCCTCGTCATTATGGCCATTGACAGATATGTGGCCATATGTCACCCGCTCAGGTACCACTCCATAATGACAACCAGAGCAGTGATCGGCCTGTCGGTGACCGCGTGGGGGGTGTCGTTGGTGCTCGTGTCTGTTCTGATGGGTCTGACAGTGAGGCTCTCTCGTTGTAGGTCAGTTATACAAAACGCTTATTGTGACAATGCGTCACTGTTCAAGCTTTCATGTGAGGACGTGTCAGTCAACAACATCTATGGACTCTTCTTCACCGTGCTGCTGTTCAGTTGCTCAATCGGAGGCATAGCTGTCACCTACTTCAGAATAGCCCTCATCTGCTGGATCAAGAAAAACAAGGAGCTGAACAACAGAGCTCTGCAAACCTGTGCGAGCCACCTCGTCCTGTACCTCATTATGCTCTGGTCAGGATTTTTAACCATCATTTTGCATCGTTTCCCAAATTACCCAGATTTAAGGAAGATTGCATATATTCTGTTTCATGTGATCCCTGCTAATTTAAATCCGATCATTTATGGAATGCAAACGAGATTATTACGTGataaaattattcaaataatgCAAAGGAAGATGAATGCAATCTAA
- the chrna10a gene encoding neuronal acetylcholine receptor subunit alpha-10a isoform X3, whose translation MDTNVVIRHNGEIMWDSPAITKSSCKVDVSFFPFDAQQCRFTYGSWTYNGNQLDILNAMESADLADLVDNVEWEVLGMAAKKNIILYGCCADPYPDVTYTLKLKRRASFYVFNLLIPCVMISFLAPLGFYLPADSGEKVSLGVTVMLALTVFQLLVAEIMPPSENVPLIGKYYIATMTMITASTALTIFIMNIHHCGPDAKPVPKWAKTVILQYMARMCFVYEVGENCMSPQPEKQELPLVPNTNCTMNGQAGAGREDCVFKMEQETENAEESEDIDQMMSPIGSIGKNPTNHYGAWKNGIFMSMDCGDGAGPRRCRKPGVSDGERKDRETSCSGQSNERQLLRNIEYIANCYRDQRATQKRTGEWKKVAKVLDRFFMWIFFIMVFLMSLLIMGKAI comes from the exons ATGGACACCAATGTGGTGATCCGACACAATGGGGAGATCATGTGGGATTCCCCGGCTATCACCAAGAGTTCTTGCAAAGTGGACGTGTCTTTCTTCCCCTTCGATGCCCAGCAGTGCAGGTTCACGTACGGCTCCTGGACCTACAATGGGAACCAGCTGGACATCCTGAACGCCATGGAGAGCGCGGACCTGGCTGACCTGGTGGACAACGTGGAATGGGAGGTGCTGGGCATGGCTGCCAAGAAAAACATCATCCTGTACGGCTGCTGCGCTGACCCTTACCCGGACGTGACctacacactgaaactgaaGAGAAGAGCTTCCTTCTACGTCTTCAACTTGCTCATTCCATGTGTGATGATCTCTTTCCTGGCTCCACTGGGCTTCTACCTGCCGGCTGACTCTGGAGAGAAGGTGTCTTTGGGGGTCACCGTGATGCTAGCCCTCACTGTCTTTCAGCTGCTGGTTGCAGAGATCATGCCGCCCTCTGAGAACGTACCTCTTATTG GAAAGTATTACATCGCAACCATGACCATGATCACAGCCTCCACTGCCCTGACCATCTTCATCATGAACATACACCACTGTGGCCCTGATGCCAAGCCCGTTCCCAAGTGGGCCAAGACAGTCATTCTGCAGTACATGGCCAGAATGTGCTTTGTCTATGAAGTTGGAGAAAACTGCATGTCGCCACAACCAGAGAAGCAGGAGCTTCCGCTTGTACCGAACACCAACTGCACCATGAACGGTCAGGCAGGAGCAGGCCGAGAGGACTGTGTCTTCAAAATGGAGCAAGAGACGGAGAATGCAGAGGAGAGCGAGGACATCGATCAAATGATGAGTCCGATAGGCTCAATTGGGAAGAACCCCACAAACCACTACGGCGCATGGAAAAACGGCATTTTCATGAGCATGGACTGCGGAGATGGAGCGGGTCCGAGGAGGTGCAGGAAACCAGGTGTTAGCgacggagagagaaaagacagagagacgtcCTGCAGTGGCCAAAGCAATGAGAGGCAGCTGCTGCGTAACATTGAGTACATAGCCAACTGTTACAGGGATCAGAGGGCCACGCAGAAAAGGACTGGGGAGTGGAAGAAGGTGGCCAAAGTTTTAGATCGCTTCTTCATGTGGATATTTTTCATAATGGTGTTTTTAATGAGCCTGCTCATCATGGGAAAAGCCATCTAA
- the chrna10a gene encoding neuronal acetylcholine receptor subunit alpha-10a isoform X1, producing MTCFCKIKQWRLQTLFGLLLCISVLPTCWCANGKYAQKLLKDLFTNYTSALRPVEDTNNILNVTLQVTLSQIIDMDERNQILTAYLWIRQVWVDAHLKWSKDDYDGLDTIRIPSSYVWRPDIVLYNNADNHFTGPMDTNVVIRHNGEIMWDSPAITKSSCKVDVSFFPFDAQQCRFTYGSWTYNGNQLDILNAMESADLADLVDNVEWEVLGMAAKKNIILYGCCADPYPDVTYTLKLKRRASFYVFNLLIPCVMISFLAPLGFYLPADSGEKVSLGVTVMLALTVFQLLVAEIMPPSENVPLIGKYYIATMTMITASTALTIFIMNIHHCGPDAKPVPKWAKTVILQYMARMCFVYEVGENCMSPQPEKQELPLVPNTNCTMNGQAGAGREDCVFKMEQETENAEESEDIDQMMSPIGSIGKNPTNHYGAWKNGIFMSMDCGDGAGPRRCRKPGVSDGERKDRETSCSGQSNERQLLRNIEYIANCYRDQRATQKRTGEWKKVAKVLDRFFMWIFFIMVFLMSLLIMGKAI from the exons ATGACTTGTTTCTGCAAGATAAAACAATGGAGACTCCAAACTTTATTTGGGTTGCTTCTTTGCATCAGTGTTTTGCCAA CCTGTTGGTGTGCAAACGGGAAGTACGCTCAGAAGCTCCTGAAAGATTTATTCACCAACTACACGAGTGCACTGAGGCCTGTGGAGGACACAAACAACATCCTGAATGTGACCCTGCAGGTTACACTGTCCCAAATTATCGACATG GATGAGCGAAACCAAATTTTGACTGCATATTTATGGATACGACAAGTGTGGGTTGACGCTCACCTCAAATGGAGTAAAGATGATTACGATGGACTCGATACCATCCGCATACCTAGTAGTTATGTATGGAGACCTGATATAGTCCTATATAACAA tgcagaCAATCATTTCACTGGCCCCATGGACACCAATGTGGTGATCCGACACAATGGGGAGATCATGTGGGATTCCCCGGCTATCACCAAGAGTTCTTGCAAAGTGGACGTGTCTTTCTTCCCCTTCGATGCCCAGCAGTGCAGGTTCACGTACGGCTCCTGGACCTACAATGGGAACCAGCTGGACATCCTGAACGCCATGGAGAGCGCGGACCTGGCTGACCTGGTGGACAACGTGGAATGGGAGGTGCTGGGCATGGCTGCCAAGAAAAACATCATCCTGTACGGCTGCTGCGCTGACCCTTACCCGGACGTGACctacacactgaaactgaaGAGAAGAGCTTCCTTCTACGTCTTCAACTTGCTCATTCCATGTGTGATGATCTCTTTCCTGGCTCCACTGGGCTTCTACCTGCCGGCTGACTCTGGAGAGAAGGTGTCTTTGGGGGTCACCGTGATGCTAGCCCTCACTGTCTTTCAGCTGCTGGTTGCAGAGATCATGCCGCCCTCTGAGAACGTACCTCTTATTG GAAAGTATTACATCGCAACCATGACCATGATCACAGCCTCCACTGCCCTGACCATCTTCATCATGAACATACACCACTGTGGCCCTGATGCCAAGCCCGTTCCCAAGTGGGCCAAGACAGTCATTCTGCAGTACATGGCCAGAATGTGCTTTGTCTATGAAGTTGGAGAAAACTGCATGTCGCCACAACCAGAGAAGCAGGAGCTTCCGCTTGTACCGAACACCAACTGCACCATGAACGGTCAGGCAGGAGCAGGCCGAGAGGACTGTGTCTTCAAAATGGAGCAAGAGACGGAGAATGCAGAGGAGAGCGAGGACATCGATCAAATGATGAGTCCGATAGGCTCAATTGGGAAGAACCCCACAAACCACTACGGCGCATGGAAAAACGGCATTTTCATGAGCATGGACTGCGGAGATGGAGCGGGTCCGAGGAGGTGCAGGAAACCAGGTGTTAGCgacggagagagaaaagacagagagacgtcCTGCAGTGGCCAAAGCAATGAGAGGCAGCTGCTGCGTAACATTGAGTACATAGCCAACTGTTACAGGGATCAGAGGGCCACGCAGAAAAGGACTGGGGAGTGGAAGAAGGTGGCCAAAGTTTTAGATCGCTTCTTCATGTGGATATTTTTCATAATGGTGTTTTTAATGAGCCTGCTCATCATGGGAAAAGCCATCTAA
- the chrna10a gene encoding neuronal acetylcholine receptor subunit alpha-10a isoform X2 gives MLCGDVTVSLSVSACWCANGKYAQKLLKDLFTNYTSALRPVEDTNNILNVTLQVTLSQIIDMDERNQILTAYLWIRQVWVDAHLKWSKDDYDGLDTIRIPSSYVWRPDIVLYNNADNHFTGPMDTNVVIRHNGEIMWDSPAITKSSCKVDVSFFPFDAQQCRFTYGSWTYNGNQLDILNAMESADLADLVDNVEWEVLGMAAKKNIILYGCCADPYPDVTYTLKLKRRASFYVFNLLIPCVMISFLAPLGFYLPADSGEKVSLGVTVMLALTVFQLLVAEIMPPSENVPLIGKYYIATMTMITASTALTIFIMNIHHCGPDAKPVPKWAKTVILQYMARMCFVYEVGENCMSPQPEKQELPLVPNTNCTMNGQAGAGREDCVFKMEQETENAEESEDIDQMMSPIGSIGKNPTNHYGAWKNGIFMSMDCGDGAGPRRCRKPGVSDGERKDRETSCSGQSNERQLLRNIEYIANCYRDQRATQKRTGEWKKVAKVLDRFFMWIFFIMVFLMSLLIMGKAI, from the exons atgctTTGTGGTGATGTAACTGTATCTTTGTCTGTCTCAGCCTGTTGGTGTGCAAACGGGAAGTACGCTCAGAAGCTCCTGAAAGATTTATTCACCAACTACACGAGTGCACTGAGGCCTGTGGAGGACACAAACAACATCCTGAATGTGACCCTGCAGGTTACACTGTCCCAAATTATCGACATG GATGAGCGAAACCAAATTTTGACTGCATATTTATGGATACGACAAGTGTGGGTTGACGCTCACCTCAAATGGAGTAAAGATGATTACGATGGACTCGATACCATCCGCATACCTAGTAGTTATGTATGGAGACCTGATATAGTCCTATATAACAA tgcagaCAATCATTTCACTGGCCCCATGGACACCAATGTGGTGATCCGACACAATGGGGAGATCATGTGGGATTCCCCGGCTATCACCAAGAGTTCTTGCAAAGTGGACGTGTCTTTCTTCCCCTTCGATGCCCAGCAGTGCAGGTTCACGTACGGCTCCTGGACCTACAATGGGAACCAGCTGGACATCCTGAACGCCATGGAGAGCGCGGACCTGGCTGACCTGGTGGACAACGTGGAATGGGAGGTGCTGGGCATGGCTGCCAAGAAAAACATCATCCTGTACGGCTGCTGCGCTGACCCTTACCCGGACGTGACctacacactgaaactgaaGAGAAGAGCTTCCTTCTACGTCTTCAACTTGCTCATTCCATGTGTGATGATCTCTTTCCTGGCTCCACTGGGCTTCTACCTGCCGGCTGACTCTGGAGAGAAGGTGTCTTTGGGGGTCACCGTGATGCTAGCCCTCACTGTCTTTCAGCTGCTGGTTGCAGAGATCATGCCGCCCTCTGAGAACGTACCTCTTATTG GAAAGTATTACATCGCAACCATGACCATGATCACAGCCTCCACTGCCCTGACCATCTTCATCATGAACATACACCACTGTGGCCCTGATGCCAAGCCCGTTCCCAAGTGGGCCAAGACAGTCATTCTGCAGTACATGGCCAGAATGTGCTTTGTCTATGAAGTTGGAGAAAACTGCATGTCGCCACAACCAGAGAAGCAGGAGCTTCCGCTTGTACCGAACACCAACTGCACCATGAACGGTCAGGCAGGAGCAGGCCGAGAGGACTGTGTCTTCAAAATGGAGCAAGAGACGGAGAATGCAGAGGAGAGCGAGGACATCGATCAAATGATGAGTCCGATAGGCTCAATTGGGAAGAACCCCACAAACCACTACGGCGCATGGAAAAACGGCATTTTCATGAGCATGGACTGCGGAGATGGAGCGGGTCCGAGGAGGTGCAGGAAACCAGGTGTTAGCgacggagagagaaaagacagagagacgtcCTGCAGTGGCCAAAGCAATGAGAGGCAGCTGCTGCGTAACATTGAGTACATAGCCAACTGTTACAGGGATCAGAGGGCCACGCAGAAAAGGACTGGGGAGTGGAAGAAGGTGGCCAAAGTTTTAGATCGCTTCTTCATGTGGATATTTTTCATAATGGTGTTTTTAATGAGCCTGCTCATCATGGGAAAAGCCATCTAA